A region from the Nonlabens sp. YIK11 genome encodes:
- the bioB gene encoding biotin synthase BioB produces the protein MLTNTRHDWTKEEVLAIYNKPIMELLYDAATVHREYHNPNQVQVSTLLSIKTGGCPEDCGYCPQAARYHTDIEGNDLMSVSQVKAQALRAKSSGSSRVCMGAAWRNVKDGPEFDQVLEMVRTINKLDMEVCCTLGMITENQAHRLAEAGLYAYNHNLDSSEEYYKEVISTRGYQDRLDTIGNVRKTNVTVCSGGIIGMGENVEDRAGMLVALASLSPQPESTPINALVAVEGTPLEEQEPVSIWEMIRMVATTRIVMPQTQVRLSAGRTSMSREGQAMCFFAGANSIFAGDKLLTTPNPDVNEDMEMFKMLGLEPMKPFVKKAQPETVEEQYSKYKDQGEKPRWTRPDHKIERNEQAKEMAKAAKAN, from the coding sequence ATGCTAACAAATACCCGACACGACTGGACTAAAGAAGAAGTTCTGGCTATATATAATAAACCTATTATGGAACTGCTTTATGATGCAGCTACTGTACATAGGGAATATCATAACCCTAATCAGGTGCAGGTTTCTACTTTGCTATCCATAAAAACTGGTGGTTGTCCAGAAGATTGCGGATACTGTCCACAGGCCGCTCGCTATCATACAGATATCGAAGGCAATGATCTAATGTCTGTAAGTCAAGTCAAGGCGCAAGCCTTGCGTGCCAAATCTAGCGGTAGTTCCAGAGTTTGTATGGGAGCAGCATGGAGAAACGTCAAGGACGGTCCTGAATTTGATCAAGTTCTTGAAATGGTACGTACCATCAACAAACTAGATATGGAAGTGTGCTGCACACTTGGAATGATTACAGAAAACCAAGCCCACAGACTTGCCGAGGCTGGTTTGTACGCTTACAACCACAACCTTGACAGTAGCGAGGAATATTACAAGGAAGTAATTTCCACTCGTGGTTACCAGGATCGTCTGGATACCATAGGGAACGTACGTAAGACCAACGTGACTGTTTGTAGTGGTGGAATCATTGGAATGGGTGAGAACGTAGAGGATCGCGCAGGAATGCTTGTCGCACTTGCGAGTTTGAGTCCGCAGCCAGAAAGTACACCTATCAACGCACTGGTAGCCGTTGAGGGAACACCGCTGGAAGAGCAGGAACCAGTTTCCATTTGGGAAATGATCCGTATGGTGGCGACTACAAGAATTGTGATGCCACAAACCCAAGTGCGATTGAGTGCTGGAAGAACCAGTATGAGCCGTGAAGGACAAGCCATGTGTTTCTTTGCGGGCGCCAACTCTATTTTTGCTGGAGACAAACTGCTCACGACGCCTAATCCAGACGTAAACGAGGACATGGAAATGTTCAAGATGTTAGGACTGGAACCTATGAAGCCATTTGTCAAAAAGGCACAACCAGAAACGGTAGAAGAGCAATATTCCAAGTATAAAGATCAAGGTGAAAAGCCACGCTGGACACGTCCAGATCACAAGATTGAGCGTAACGAGCAAGCCAAGGAAATGGCCAAGGCTGCCAAAGCAAACTAA
- a CDS encoding alpha/beta fold hydrolase: MKMRCVLLILICSAFAKAQTDPNIFDKFSSEFITIDGYKINLEVKGEGDPIFFLPGGPGNSHDYMKGNFGQYYTSNKVVFFDWLGRGKSDNASNKEEYTVEADVEMIEKIRKHLNLDKISLVGHSYGTVPAQAYAIKYGDKVEKMMLINGFHSGAMWQANCDSYNHYSKTHFPEKWVKVDSLRALGYVSTDQPLQDLYATFPTKYIYYHNTSLQQNVPDTDYRGWANEVYEQIIGPDGDFDVSGSMIEQDYRRMLKDVKAKTLIIAGRYDGVSTPEFAVQYKTFMPQAQFEMFENSGHNPYLEEPPKFYKLFEEFFEINK; this comes from the coding sequence ATGAAAATGAGATGTGTTTTATTGATTTTGATCTGTTCCGCTTTCGCGAAAGCGCAAACAGACCCAAACATCTTTGATAAATTCAGCAGTGAGTTTATCACCATCGATGGGTACAAGATCAACCTTGAAGTCAAAGGCGAAGGTGACCCGATTTTCTTCTTGCCTGGCGGTCCTGGAAACTCGCATGATTATATGAAGGGAAATTTTGGCCAGTACTACACTTCCAATAAAGTGGTATTTTTTGATTGGTTGGGTAGAGGCAAGTCTGACAATGCCAGCAATAAAGAAGAGTACACGGTTGAAGCTGATGTCGAGATGATCGAGAAGATTAGGAAGCATCTCAATCTTGATAAGATATCATTGGTAGGACATTCTTATGGTACCGTTCCCGCGCAAGCCTATGCTATCAAGTACGGCGATAAAGTAGAAAAAATGATGCTTATCAATGGCTTTCATAGTGGCGCCATGTGGCAGGCCAATTGTGATAGCTATAACCACTATTCAAAAACACATTTTCCAGAAAAATGGGTGAAGGTGGATTCTTTGAGAGCGCTAGGTTATGTCTCGACAGACCAGCCGCTACAAGATCTTTATGCTACCTTTCCTACTAAGTATATCTATTACCACAATACTAGCTTGCAACAAAACGTTCCCGATACCGATTATCGTGGTTGGGCAAACGAGGTCTATGAACAGATCATAGGTCCTGATGGCGATTTTGATGTGAGCGGTAGTATGATTGAACAAGATTACCGTAGAATGTTGAAAGACGTCAAGGCAAAAACACTAATCATAGCCGGTAGATATGATGGCGTCTCTACACCAGAATTTGCAGTACAATACAAAACCTTCATGCCACAGGCACAATTTGAAATGTTTGAGAATAGCGGGCACAATCCCTATCTTGAGGAACCCCCAAAGTTCTACAAGCTATTCGAAGAATTTTTTGAGATAAACAAATAA
- a CDS encoding beta-ketoacyl synthase N-terminal-like domain-containing protein gives MKNPIYIHDASLVSPLGEIGFESARAFFCHHEGTAVGKVDQATEQAITNLREENTHYQKLDRSTILAILAARQLKLVDKNVAINIGSSRGATGIWEEFHAGFVKTGQVPVPTSPLTTLGNISSWIAQDLGTRAAAFSHSITCATAAHSILNAIAWLESGMATTFIAGGAEAPLTDFTIAQMKALRIYSQESGDYPCRALDMEKNSNQMILGEAAACFVLSKKPATTKIKITGYGTSIENLTSATSVSNDGIGFQHSMKQAMEGQDLQDIDAIITHAPATLQGDRSELAAIKAAFGELHPQLCNNKWQIGHTLGASAAVNLFMAVQMLSTAQIPAIPYVSGNFVNPRERSVVPRKILINASGFGGNCVSILVEKEL, from the coding sequence TTGAAAAACCCCATTTACATACACGATGCATCACTGGTTTCTCCCTTAGGCGAAATCGGTTTTGAGTCGGCTAGAGCTTTTTTTTGTCATCATGAGGGAACTGCGGTAGGAAAGGTTGATCAGGCCACAGAGCAAGCCATAACTAATTTACGTGAGGAAAACACTCATTATCAAAAGCTGGATCGATCAACGATTCTAGCCATATTGGCGGCACGTCAATTAAAATTGGTAGATAAGAATGTAGCCATCAATATAGGTTCCAGTCGCGGTGCGACAGGAATCTGGGAAGAGTTTCATGCCGGCTTTGTAAAAACCGGTCAGGTTCCTGTGCCTACATCACCATTGACAACCTTAGGGAACATCAGCAGTTGGATTGCCCAGGATCTAGGGACACGAGCTGCTGCTTTTTCTCATTCCATCACTTGTGCCACGGCAGCGCATTCCATTTTAAATGCCATTGCTTGGCTGGAAAGTGGTATGGCCACCACTTTTATCGCTGGTGGTGCCGAAGCGCCTCTAACCGATTTTACCATTGCGCAAATGAAGGCGCTACGCATCTATTCACAGGAAAGTGGTGATTATCCTTGCCGTGCTCTGGACATGGAAAAAAACAGCAATCAAATGATTCTGGGAGAAGCTGCCGCCTGTTTTGTGTTATCCAAAAAACCAGCTACTACCAAGATCAAAATCACGGGTTATGGTACTTCCATTGAGAACCTAACCAGTGCGACTTCAGTCTCTAACGATGGCATCGGGTTCCAGCATTCCATGAAACAAGCGATGGAAGGCCAGGATTTGCAGGATATAGATGCAATTATCACGCATGCACCGGCAACGCTTCAGGGCGATCGATCAGAACTGGCAGCGATAAAGGCTGCTTTTGGGGAACTTCATCCGCAGTTGTGTAACAATAAATGGCAAATAGGGCACACGTTGGGCGCCAGTGCTGCGGTCAATTTGTTCATGGCGGTACAGATGTTGAGCACTGCACAGATACCTGCAATCCCTTATGTATCAGGTAATTTTGTGAATCCGCGAGAGAGGTCTGTGGTTCCTCGCAAAATATTGATCAACGCTAGTGGTTTTGGCGGCAACTGTGTGAGTATCCTTGTAGAAAAGGAATTGTAA
- the bioA gene encoding adenosylmethionine--8-amino-7-oxononanoate transaminase yields MNASDILKKDAQHIWHPLTQHKTALPPLAISHARGNFLYDHDGNRYFDAISSWYTCSYGHCNTTLINALQKQVEQLHHVVFAGMTHEPAVILAEKLLNILPHNQSKLFFSENGSTSVEIALKMAFQYHFNRGEKRLAVVALEGGFHGDTFGAMSASGLSVYNGPFEDLLIEVIRIPAPTLENVDSVLEQVDQLIDDHKIASFIYEPLVQGAAAMQMNDGSALCRLIRRFRESGILSIADEVMTGFGKTGSYFASDQMLNKPDIICLSKALTGGIMPMAITSCTQEVYDAFLSDETSRGFFHGHTYSGNPLGCAVAAASIDLLTSNEIQEGIARIKESHAAFKPTLEKHKLVAQVRHCGVILALDLDLEMQRYGNERNEIFQWFWSRGVFLRPLGKTIYLVPPFTTTSTELDFLYKTIMEFLDSRLV; encoded by the coding sequence ATGAATGCCAGCGACATTCTAAAAAAAGATGCGCAGCATATCTGGCATCCATTGACCCAGCATAAGACAGCATTGCCGCCTCTTGCCATTTCTCATGCGCGTGGTAACTTCCTATACGATCACGATGGTAATCGTTATTTTGATGCGATCTCCAGCTGGTACACCTGCAGTTATGGACACTGTAACACTACACTGATCAATGCGTTACAAAAGCAAGTCGAGCAATTGCACCATGTAGTTTTTGCCGGCATGACGCATGAACCGGCGGTAATTTTAGCGGAGAAACTACTCAACATTTTGCCTCATAATCAAAGTAAACTGTTCTTTTCAGAAAATGGATCTACCAGCGTAGAGATTGCTCTTAAAATGGCATTTCAGTATCATTTTAATCGTGGTGAGAAGCGACTCGCCGTGGTAGCGCTGGAAGGTGGATTTCACGGTGACACTTTTGGTGCGATGAGCGCCTCGGGACTGTCGGTGTACAACGGTCCTTTTGAGGATCTTTTGATTGAGGTCATTCGCATACCAGCGCCAACATTAGAGAATGTGGATTCGGTTTTGGAACAAGTGGATCAGCTTATTGATGATCATAAAATTGCCAGTTTTATTTATGAGCCGCTCGTGCAAGGTGCCGCTGCCATGCAAATGAATGATGGTAGTGCGTTGTGCCGTTTGATAAGACGCTTTCGCGAAAGCGGAATTCTTTCCATTGCAGATGAGGTCATGACAGGTTTTGGAAAAACCGGAAGTTATTTTGCAAGTGACCAGATGCTCAATAAGCCGGATATTATTTGTCTATCCAAAGCATTGACAGGTGGCATCATGCCTATGGCGATCACTAGTTGTACACAAGAGGTGTACGATGCCTTTTTAAGTGATGAGACCAGTCGCGGCTTTTTTCACGGGCATACCTATTCTGGAAATCCGTTGGGATGTGCGGTGGCAGCTGCCAGTATTGACCTATTGACTTCTAATGAAATCCAGGAAGGAATTGCAAGGATCAAAGAATCACATGCTGCTTTTAAACCAACTTTGGAAAAACACAAGCTAGTGGCACAAGTGCGTCATTGCGGCGTGATTCTGGCCTTAGACCTTGACCTAGAAATGCAGCGCTACGGGAATGAGCGCAACGAGATCTTCCAGTGGTTTTGGAGTCGAGGAGTTTTCCTGCGACCCTTAGGGAAAACAATCTACTTAGTACCGCCTTTTACGACTACATCGACAGAGCTGGATTTTCTTTACAAAACCATTATGGAATTTCTGGATTCACGGTTAGTTTAG
- the bioD gene encoding dethiobiotin synthase encodes MSSYFITGIGTDVGKTVAAAIATLALDADYWKPIQSGLTETDRGTIKELLPDHTGTFHPESYRLKTPMSPHKAAEIDGVSIAMDNIKRPQTPKNLIIEGAGGLLVPINDQHTIADLMLPTDKIVLISSGYLGSINHTLLSISYLKSKGLKCAGIIYNHVDLDGTIDIIEKMSGVPTIGHMERHEAITPQLIKDYAREFKAKLEQL; translated from the coding sequence ATGAGTAGTTATTTTATTACTGGAATAGGAACCGATGTAGGCAAAACTGTAGCTGCAGCCATTGCAACCCTCGCGCTGGATGCAGACTATTGGAAACCCATACAAAGCGGCCTCACCGAAACCGATCGAGGCACCATTAAAGAGTTACTGCCTGATCATACCGGTACGTTCCACCCAGAATCTTACCGCCTCAAAACGCCCATGAGTCCACACAAAGCTGCAGAAATTGATGGTGTAAGCATCGCGATGGACAATATCAAAAGACCGCAAACCCCAAAAAACCTGATTATTGAAGGTGCTGGAGGTTTACTCGTTCCCATCAATGATCAACATACTATCGCAGATTTGATGCTGCCTACAGATAAAATTGTTTTGATAAGTTCTGGTTATCTGGGCAGCATCAATCACACATTATTGAGTATTTCTTATTTAAAGTCCAAAGGACTAAAATGTGCTGGTATTATCTATAACCATGTAGATCTAGACGGTACGATTGACATCATAGAAAAAATGAGCGGCGTTCCTACCATAGGTCATATGGAAAGACATGAAGCCATTACACCGCAATTAATCAAAGATTACGCTCGAGAATTCAAGGCAAAACTAGAACAGTTATGA
- a CDS encoding DUF2007 domain-containing protein — translation MNKFRTVATFSYPAEAAVIKSKLESENIEVFLRDEFTIASDPFATNAIGGVKMDVYIEDFIKALAIIEKSSPELSQRITDYIICPNCKKRKVREQQDINSASGFIEVIKAITYSLLPLRKHKLYKCTNCAFEFDLHE, via the coding sequence ATGAACAAATTCCGCACCGTGGCGACCTTTTCTTACCCGGCAGAGGCAGCTGTGATCAAGAGCAAACTTGAGAGCGAGAATATAGAAGTGTTCTTACGTGATGAGTTTACTATTGCATCAGATCCCTTTGCGACAAACGCCATAGGTGGTGTCAAAATGGATGTTTATATAGAGGATTTTATCAAGGCACTTGCCATCATTGAGAAATCTTCACCAGAATTATCGCAGCGTATCACAGATTATATCATCTGTCCCAATTGTAAGAAGCGCAAAGTGCGAGAACAGCAAGATATCAATAGCGCCAGCGGTTTTATTGAGGTCATCAAAGCGATTACCTATAGCCTGCTGCCACTTAGAAAACATAAATTGTATAAATGCACGAACTGTGCTTTTGAATTTGATTTACATGAGTAG
- a CDS encoding aminotransferase class I/II-fold pyridoxal phosphate-dependent enzyme, producing the protein MIPEKLLIKLAQRHANQSMRELKTTTGLIDFSSNDYLGFSKKLKPVQSEHHGATGSRLLTGQTKDFQDLEQKIADYHKTESALIFNSGYDANLGLISSVAQRGDLILYDEYVHASIRDAMKLSDARSLKFRHNDLGHLAILLDKFSKEENQEVYIITESVFSMDGDMPNLVELIELVKKKDNVHLILDEAHALGTVGNHGEGLAQSLQLENEIFARIVTYGKSMGSHGAAVLGGFDLNQFLVNFARSFVYTTALPQHSLNCISNAYDLLIQDSQEVEKLQMLVKQFNRLVIQSGLRLRFRESVTPIQTCIIPDNKLVKNAAMQLQDKGYDIRPILSPTVPAGEERLRICLHSFNTAQECEQMLHTLAGILKKQ; encoded by the coding sequence ATGATTCCAGAAAAGCTTCTTATAAAATTAGCCCAGCGACATGCTAATCAAAGCATGCGCGAACTCAAGACCACAACTGGGCTTATTGACTTTTCATCAAACGATTATTTAGGCTTTTCAAAAAAACTCAAACCTGTCCAAAGCGAACACCACGGCGCAACCGGTTCCCGATTGCTAACCGGACAAACAAAAGACTTCCAGGATCTGGAACAAAAAATTGCAGATTACCATAAAACAGAATCGGCCTTAATTTTCAATTCTGGATATGATGCTAACTTAGGATTGATAAGCAGCGTGGCACAACGTGGCGATCTTATTTTGTACGATGAGTACGTACACGCCAGTATACGTGATGCGATGAAGCTAAGCGACGCACGATCGCTTAAATTCCGTCATAACGATCTGGGTCACTTGGCTATCTTGCTGGATAAATTTTCCAAAGAAGAAAATCAGGAAGTCTATATCATTACAGAAAGCGTCTTTTCCATGGACGGCGATATGCCCAATCTGGTAGAGTTGATCGAGCTTGTGAAGAAAAAGGATAACGTTCATCTTATTCTGGACGAGGCTCATGCTCTAGGAACGGTAGGCAACCATGGTGAAGGTCTGGCACAATCCCTACAACTTGAAAACGAGATTTTTGCTCGCATCGTTACCTACGGCAAATCAATGGGTTCTCATGGCGCGGCGGTTTTGGGAGGATTTGACCTCAATCAGTTTTTGGTCAATTTTGCCCGTAGCTTTGTGTACACCACAGCATTGCCGCAGCATTCTTTGAATTGCATTTCAAATGCCTACGATCTTCTCATTCAGGATTCCCAAGAGGTGGAAAAGCTACAGATGCTCGTGAAGCAATTCAATAGATTAGTGATACAAAGTGGGTTGAGATTACGCTTTCGCGAAAGCGTAACACCTATTCAAACCTGTATCATCCCAGATAATAAACTGGTCAAAAATGCCGCGATGCAACTACAGGATAAAGGCTATGACATAAGACCGATCTTGTCACCTACCGTTCCTGCTGGCGAGGAACGATTGCGCATATGCCTGCATAGTTTCAATACCGCTCAGGAATGCGAGCAAATGCTACATACCTTAGCTGGAATACTCAAGAAGCAATGA
- a CDS encoding ATP-binding protein, with product MQLTRYPSKTDLETCEQEPIHLIPKIQQHGFVIVLDKEDKIIQVSDNINRFLEVEIDAVLSSHIETICEPSTLSLLQEWKKNKRSHVPFTFSSSGKEFTAIPHAIEDMTYMDLEPIASDWDSFAFQQEMLDTLKQLNTANNESELTGMAATLLKELLGYDRVMIYQFDENWNGTVVAESKEDHLESWKGLHYPAGDIPANARKLFLEQGVRILSDVSSTYSDIVPTVNPVLKSLVPTGQSHLRGSSPIHIEYLNNMKVAATLNCAIVKDEQLWGLIACHHYSAKFVNFHKRKSCQLLAEMFSNQLTVKNTKWVLKKVNDSTNTRAKLIKHISKNWDLVAGVCDHKITGKDLINCDGFAIIYNNEYRTVGHCPTRSVAEQLMNELEHQLSKKRCYASNSLVKDFEWMEPLAADFSGLLCHKIGVDDQEAVMWFRKEQRAHVTWGGKNDKQDQKEKSERLSPRKSFEKWTEELRYTSVEWQDFEQAAASAFVDDLQSVIVSRYGEVNRLNKQLESLNQELESFSYSVSHDLRGPLRGIDGFAQILMEDYADTLDEYGKNSIKIIIQSAEKMNRLMDDILSYSGLSSVEVISDYQDAASLCESIIVEHRLKEKYPNTTVSIQDSMPSIYGDKTMVLQLFSNLITNAFKYSSKVDHPKIEIGSYNKDDKTIYYVKDNGIGFDPQYQDKIFGVFTRLFTTEYEGSGVGLAIVQRIIFKHDGKIWVITEVGKGATFNFYLANGPGQ from the coding sequence ATGCAATTGACCCGTTATCCCAGCAAAACAGATTTAGAAACCTGTGAGCAAGAACCTATCCATCTTATCCCTAAAATCCAGCAACACGGGTTTGTTATTGTTCTTGATAAAGAGGATAAAATCATCCAGGTAAGTGATAACATCAATCGCTTTTTAGAGGTCGAAATTGACGCGGTTTTAAGCAGCCACATTGAAACCATCTGTGAACCATCAACGCTGAGTCTGTTACAAGAGTGGAAAAAAAATAAGCGTTCTCACGTTCCCTTTACATTTTCATCATCTGGTAAGGAATTTACCGCCATACCTCACGCCATCGAGGATATGACGTATATGGATTTGGAACCCATCGCCAGCGATTGGGATTCTTTTGCCTTCCAGCAGGAAATGCTCGATACCTTGAAGCAGCTCAATACCGCTAACAATGAGTCTGAACTAACCGGTATGGCAGCAACCTTACTCAAAGAGTTGCTGGGCTATGATCGTGTGATGATCTATCAATTTGACGAGAACTGGAACGGTACCGTCGTAGCAGAATCCAAGGAAGATCATCTGGAATCATGGAAAGGCCTACACTACCCTGCAGGAGATATTCCAGCCAATGCCCGTAAACTATTCTTAGAGCAAGGCGTGCGTATTTTAAGTGATGTGTCGTCCACTTACAGTGACATCGTTCCTACCGTGAATCCAGTCTTAAAATCTTTGGTTCCTACCGGTCAGTCTCATTTACGTGGATCATCGCCTATACATATTGAGTACCTAAATAACATGAAGGTCGCTGCCACTTTAAATTGCGCTATTGTCAAAGACGAGCAGTTATGGGGTCTCATCGCCTGTCATCATTACTCAGCTAAATTTGTCAATTTTCATAAACGCAAATCTTGTCAATTGCTAGCAGAGATGTTTAGCAATCAACTTACGGTAAAGAATACCAAATGGGTATTGAAGAAAGTTAATGACTCTACAAATACCAGAGCAAAACTGATCAAGCATATCAGTAAAAACTGGGATCTCGTGGCTGGTGTTTGTGATCACAAAATCACGGGAAAGGATCTAATTAACTGCGATGGCTTTGCCATCATTTATAATAATGAATACCGTACCGTTGGTCACTGCCCAACTAGATCTGTTGCAGAGCAACTGATGAATGAACTGGAACATCAATTGTCAAAGAAGCGATGTTATGCATCCAACAGTCTAGTAAAAGATTTTGAATGGATGGAGCCACTTGCAGCTGATTTCTCGGGTCTGTTGTGTCATAAAATAGGTGTGGATGATCAAGAAGCTGTCATGTGGTTTAGAAAAGAACAACGAGCTCATGTTACTTGGGGCGGAAAAAACGACAAGCAGGATCAAAAAGAAAAAAGCGAGCGACTTTCGCCTCGCAAATCCTTTGAAAAATGGACTGAAGAATTGCGATACACCAGCGTGGAATGGCAGGATTTTGAACAAGCTGCCGCCAGCGCTTTTGTAGATGATCTACAAAGTGTTATTGTCTCCAGGTATGGCGAGGTCAATCGCTTGAACAAACAATTGGAAAGCCTCAATCAGGAATTGGAAAGCTTTAGCTATAGCGTGAGTCACGATTTGAGAGGACCTTTACGAGGTATTGATGGATTTGCACAAATCCTTATGGAAGACTATGCAGATACTCTGGATGAATACGGGAAAAACTCCATTAAAATCATCATTCAAAGTGCAGAGAAGATGAACAGACTCATGGATGACATCTTGAGTTACAGCGGTCTAAGCAGTGTAGAGGTTATTAGCGATTATCAAGATGCTGCGAGCTTGTGTGAATCCATCATTGTGGAACATAGATTAAAGGAAAAATATCCCAACACCACAGTTAGCATTCAGGATTCCATGCCATCTATATACGGTGACAAGACCATGGTGCTACAACTATTTTCCAATTTGATAACGAATGCTTTTAAATACTCATCAAAAGTTGATCATCCAAAAATAGAAATAGGCAGTTACAATAAAGACGACAAAACCATTTATTACGTCAAAGACAATGGCATAGGATTTGACCCACAATATCAGGATAAAATATTTGGAGTTTTTACCCGATTATTCACGACCGAATATGAAGGCAGTGGCGTTGGACTAGCAATAGTACAGCGTATTATTTTTAAACACGATGGAAAAATCTGGGTGATTACCGAGGTTGGCAAAGGAGCAACATTTAATTTTTACCTAGCAAATGGACCAGGTCAATAA
- a CDS encoding response regulator, with protein sequence MDQVNNTCNSKNIFIIEDRVEDMELITRAISRQFDNVNLVAVPASEDLLKQITSGDLKKSRPHLLLIDINMPKVSGIDLLKALSIKEEYNKLPRVVLSSSDHHKDLDAAYSHKANSYVIKPGSYSDLKIKLKSVVDYWLYTNTN encoded by the coding sequence ATGGACCAGGTCAATAATACATGCAATAGCAAGAACATCTTCATCATAGAAGATAGAGTTGAAGACATGGAACTCATCACCAGAGCCATTTCTAGACAATTTGACAATGTTAATCTAGTGGCCGTTCCAGCTTCTGAAGACCTGCTCAAACAAATCACAAGTGGTGACCTAAAAAAATCCAGGCCACACTTATTGCTCATAGACATCAACATGCCTAAAGTTTCAGGTATTGATTTACTTAAAGCATTGTCAATAAAAGAAGAATATAATAAACTCCCTAGAGTTGTGTTAAGCTCCAGTGACCATCACAAAGATCTTGATGCCGCCTATTCCCATAAAGCCAATAGCTACGTCATCAAACCGGGCAGCTATAGCGATCTAAAAATTAAATTAAAAAGTGTTGTCGATTACTGGCTGTACACAAACACCAACTAA
- a CDS encoding response regulator, giving the protein MIKEPLKILIVEDSITDVALLQRQIRKCVQDPEIVVSDKIIQTRHAVKTFIPDVVFTDFQLVGFTGMEVIENVQEIYPNIPIIVVTGTLNDEELAAKVVLSGASGFLLKSNMSKLHERLEPMLSRILDEKAQLFARLEKERREREKLEEIQSLLKEAALSEDSAESTQEYYQKILANIGDRIKTIIK; this is encoded by the coding sequence ATGATTAAAGAGCCATTAAAAATATTAATCGTAGAGGATAGCATCACAGATGTTGCCCTATTACAGCGACAAATTAGAAAGTGCGTACAGGATCCAGAAATTGTAGTAAGTGACAAGATCATCCAGACCAGACACGCTGTAAAGACTTTTATTCCAGATGTAGTATTTACTGATTTCCAATTAGTAGGTTTCACGGGAATGGAAGTAATTGAGAACGTTCAGGAAATTTACCCTAACATTCCTATCATTGTCGTGACAGGAACCTTAAACGATGAAGAGCTTGCCGCTAAAGTAGTATTAAGCGGTGCCTCTGGTTTCCTACTTAAAAGCAACATGTCAAAACTTCACGAGCGACTCGAGCCCATGCTTTCAAGGATACTCGATGAGAAAGCCCAGTTATTTGCCAGACTTGAAAAGGAAAGAAGAGAAAGAGAAAAATTAGAAGAAATACAAAGCCTTCTCAAAGAAGCCGCTTTATCAGAAGATAGTGCAGAATCCACCCAAGAATATTACCAAAAGATACTAGCTAACATAGGCGACCGCATCAAGACGATTATCAAATAG
- a CDS encoding biliverdin-producing heme oxygenase — MTILELLRKETRDAHIELEQVSGAAKILDRTINLEQYVKILQANYIAYAKAESQLAPLQNESIATWIKQDLQAAGAEVPNSKEEVTVQDSNLGKLGVQYVIEGSLLGGAMIAQHLTKCPALENLSPQQFYAPGSPERAKRWRNYVAHMNSIDLTPQESKEIVEAANQTFNMFKQAFLHNS; from the coding sequence ATGACCATACTGGAATTATTGCGCAAAGAAACCCGTGATGCACATATAGAGCTGGAACAGGTGAGCGGTGCCGCCAAAATATTGGATCGCACAATCAACTTAGAACAGTATGTAAAAATTCTGCAGGCAAATTATATCGCTTACGCGAAAGCAGAATCACAACTAGCACCCTTACAAAATGAGTCCATAGCTACATGGATCAAACAAGACTTACAAGCTGCTGGCGCCGAAGTGCCTAATTCAAAAGAAGAAGTCACTGTTCAAGATTCCAATCTAGGTAAACTAGGCGTACAATATGTCATAGAAGGATCACTCCTAGGCGGTGCCATGATCGCCCAACACCTTACTAAATGTCCAGCGCTTGAAAACCTATCACCGCAACAATTCTATGCACCAGGCAGCCCAGAACGGGCGAAACGATGGCGCAACTACGTTGCCCATATGAACTCCATAGATCTCACACCTCAAGAATCAAAGGAAATCGTTGAAGCTGCTAACCAGACCTTCAATATGTTTAAGCAGGCTTTCTTACATAACAGTTAG